One segment of uncultured Tolumonas sp. DNA contains the following:
- the rplD gene encoding 50S ribosomal protein L4: MELVLKDAQSALQVSETTFGREFNEALVHQVVVAYAAGARQGTRAQKTRSEVSGGGKKPWRQKGTGRARAGTIRSPIWRGGGVTFAAKPQDHSQKVNRKMYRGAIQSILSELVRQDRLVVVEKFGVEAPKTKELLTKLQALDLKDVLIVTPEVEENLFLAARNLYKVDVRDVTGIDPVSLIAFDKVLMTADAVKQIEEMLA; the protein is encoded by the coding sequence ATGGAATTGGTATTGAAAGACGCGCAGAGCGCTCTTCAGGTTTCCGAAACTACCTTCGGTCGTGAGTTCAACGAAGCTCTGGTTCACCAGGTAGTCGTTGCTTATGCTGCTGGCGCCCGTCAGGGTACTCGCGCGCAGAAGACTCGCTCTGAAGTGTCTGGCGGCGGTAAAAAACCGTGGCGTCAGAAAGGTACTGGCCGTGCTCGTGCTGGTACTATCCGCTCTCCAATTTGGCGTGGCGGTGGTGTGACCTTTGCAGCTAAACCGCAAGATCACAGCCAAAAAGTGAACCGTAAAATGTATCGCGGTGCGATCCAAAGCATTCTGTCTGAGCTGGTTCGTCAAGATCGTCTGGTAGTTGTAGAGAAATTTGGTGTTGAAGCTCCGAAAACTAAAGAGCTGCTGACCAAACTGCAAGCACTGGATCTGAAAGACGTGCTGATCGTTACCCCAGAAGTTGAAGAAAATCTGTTCTTAGCTGCTCGCAACTTATACAAAGTTGACGTGCGTGACGTAACAGGTATTGATCCGGTTAGCCTGATCGCCTTCGACAAGGTACTGATGACTGCTGATGCAGTGAAGCAAATCGAGGAGATGCTGGCATGA
- the rplP gene encoding 50S ribosomal protein L16 yields the protein MLQPKRTKFRKVHKGRNRGLANAGSDVSFGTYGLKAVTRGQLTARQIEAARRAMTRAVKRQGKIWIRVFPDKPITEKPLEVRMGKGKGNVEYWVALIQPGKVLYEMDGVPEATAREAFALAAAKLSVKTTFVIRTAM from the coding sequence ATGTTGCAACCAAAGCGTACAAAGTTCCGTAAGGTTCACAAAGGCCGTAACCGCGGTCTGGCTAATGCAGGTAGCGATGTATCCTTCGGTACCTATGGTCTGAAAGCGGTAACTCGTGGCCAGCTGACAGCCCGTCAGATCGAAGCTGCACGTCGTGCGATGACTCGTGCTGTTAAGCGTCAAGGTAAAATTTGGATCCGTGTATTCCCGGACAAACCAATTACCGAGAAACCGCTTGAAGTGCGTATGGGTAAAGGTAAAGGTAACGTTGAATATTGGGTTGCCTTGATCCAGCCTGGCAAAGTGCTGTACGAGATGGACGGTGTACCAGAAGCGACAGCGCGTGAAGCATTTGCGCTGGCTGCGGCTAAACTGTCTGTTAAGACCACCTTTGTAATTCGGACGGCTATGTGA
- the rplB gene encoding 50S ribosomal protein L2: MAIVKCKPTSPGRRHVVKIVTPELHKGKPFAGLLEEKRKTGGRNNNGRITTRHIGGGHKQHYRLIDFKRNKDGIPAKIERLEYDPNRSANIALVLYADGERRYILAPKNLKAGDPIVSGVDAAIKAGNALPMRNIPVGTTVHAVEMKPGKGAQIARSAGASVQILAREGAYVTLRLRSGEVRKVLAECRATVGEVGNAEHMLRQLGKAGANRWRGIRPTVRGMAMNPVDHPHGGGEGRNKGIQPVSPWGTPAKGYRTRSNKRTDKYIVRRRNK; the protein is encoded by the coding sequence ATGGCAATCGTAAAATGTAAGCCTACCTCTCCGGGCCGTCGTCACGTCGTTAAGATCGTCACACCGGAGCTGCATAAAGGTAAACCGTTTGCTGGTCTGCTGGAAGAAAAACGCAAGACTGGCGGTCGTAACAACAACGGCCGTATCACTACCCGTCATATCGGTGGTGGCCACAAACAACATTATCGTCTGATTGACTTCAAACGCAACAAAGACGGTATCCCAGCTAAGATCGAACGTCTGGAATACGATCCAAACCGTTCTGCTAACATCGCTCTGGTGTTGTACGCAGATGGCGAACGTCGTTATATTCTGGCACCAAAAAATCTGAAAGCTGGCGATCCTATCGTTTCTGGTGTGGATGCAGCAATCAAAGCTGGTAACGCGCTGCCTATGCGTAATATCCCGGTTGGTACTACTGTTCACGCAGTAGAAATGAAACCAGGTAAAGGCGCACAGATCGCTCGTTCTGCTGGTGCTAGCGTACAGATCCTCGCTCGTGAAGGTGCCTATGTAACCTTACGTCTGCGTTCAGGTGAAGTGCGTAAAGTATTGGCTGAATGCCGTGCTACTGTTGGTGAAGTTGGCAATGCTGAGCATATGCTGCGTCAATTGGGTAAAGCCGGTGCTAACCGCTGGCGTGGTATTCGTCCTACCGTTCGTGGTATGGCGATGAACCCAGTTGACCATCCACACGGTGGTGGTGAGGGTCGCAATAAAGGTATCCAGCCTGTATCTCCTTGGGGTACTCCGGCTAAAGGCTACCGCACCCGTAGCAACAAGCGCACTGACAAGTACATCGTACGTCGTCGTAATAAGTAA
- the rplC gene encoding 50S ribosomal protein L3, whose product MTLGLVGRKLGMTRVFTEDGVSIPVTVIEVEANRVTQLKTLETDGYTAVQVTTGVKKASRLTKAEAGHFAKAEVEAGRGLWEFRLNDGEGADLTVGSELKVDIFADVKKADVTGVSKGKGFAGVVKRWNFRTQDMTHGNSRSHRVPGSIGQNQSPGKVFKGKKMAGHLGSERVTVQSLDIVRVDVERNLLLIKGAVPGATNGDVIVKPAVKA is encoded by the coding sequence ATGACTCTCGGTCTTGTAGGTCGCAAATTGGGTATGACTCGCGTCTTCACTGAAGACGGCGTATCTATTCCAGTGACTGTTATTGAAGTAGAAGCCAACCGTGTTACCCAGCTGAAAACTCTGGAAACTGACGGTTACACCGCTGTTCAAGTTACAACTGGTGTTAAAAAGGCAAGCCGCCTGACTAAAGCTGAAGCTGGCCATTTCGCCAAAGCTGAAGTAGAAGCAGGTCGCGGTCTGTGGGAATTCCGTTTGAATGACGGCGAAGGTGCTGACTTAACTGTTGGTTCTGAGCTGAAAGTCGACATTTTCGCTGACGTTAAAAAAGCAGACGTTACTGGTGTCTCTAAAGGTAAAGGCTTTGCTGGCGTTGTTAAACGTTGGAACTTCCGCACCCAAGACATGACCCATGGTAACTCGCGTTCACATCGTGTTCCGGGTTCTATCGGTCAAAACCAGTCTCCGGGTAAAGTGTTCAAAGGCAAAAAAATGGCTGGCCATTTAGGTTCTGAGCGTGTGACTGTTCAGAGTCTGGATATTGTGCGCGTTGATGTTGAACGTAACCTACTGCTCATCAAAGGTGCAGTTCCTGGTGCGACCAACGGCGACGTTATCGTCAAGCCTGCCGTTAAAGCGTAA
- the rpmC gene encoding 50S ribosomal protein L29, translating to MKAQDLRQKSVEELKAELLGLLRAQFNLRIQKSTGQLNQTHTIKQVRRDIARVKTVLNEKAGA from the coding sequence ATGAAAGCTCAAGATCTGCGTCAAAAAAGTGTGGAAGAGCTGAAAGCTGAATTGCTGGGTCTGCTGCGTGCGCAGTTTAATCTGCGTATTCAGAAGAGCACAGGTCAGCTGAACCAAACTCACACTATCAAACAAGTACGTCGCGACATCGCGCGCGTTAAAACTGTACTGAACGAGAAGGCAGGTGCGTAA
- the rpsC gene encoding 30S ribosomal protein S3, giving the protein MGQKVHPNGIRLGITKPFNSTWFANTKEFADNLHGDFQVRQYLTKELKAASLSRIVIERPAKSIRVTIHTARPGVVIGKKGEDVEKLRKQIASIAGVPAQINIAEVRKPELDSQLVADSISSQLERRVMFRRAMKRAVQNAMRLGAKGIKVEVSGRLGGAEIARTEWYREGRVPLHTLRADIDYATSEAHTTYGVIGVKVWIFKGEVLGGLAAVTAAAAAAQQEPAPAKPKRKPRGAK; this is encoded by the coding sequence ATGGGTCAGAAAGTTCATCCGAATGGTATCCGCTTAGGGATTACCAAGCCGTTTAACTCTACTTGGTTTGCTAATACCAAAGAGTTTGCAGACAATCTGCACGGTGATTTTCAGGTGCGTCAGTATCTGACCAAAGAGCTGAAAGCAGCTTCTTTGTCTCGCATTGTTATTGAACGTCCAGCTAAAAGTATTCGCGTAACTATCCACACTGCCCGTCCAGGCGTAGTGATTGGTAAGAAAGGCGAAGATGTTGAAAAACTGCGCAAACAGATCGCTAGCATTGCTGGCGTGCCTGCGCAAATCAACATTGCTGAAGTTCGTAAGCCAGAGTTGGACTCTCAGCTGGTTGCTGACAGTATCTCCTCTCAGCTGGAACGTCGTGTTATGTTCCGTCGCGCGATGAAGCGTGCGGTTCAGAACGCAATGCGTCTGGGTGCTAAGGGTATCAAAGTTGAAGTTAGCGGTCGTTTAGGTGGTGCAGAAATCGCACGTACTGAATGGTATCGTGAAGGTCGTGTACCTCTGCACACACTGCGTGCAGACATTGACTATGCTACCTCTGAAGCACACACCACTTATGGTGTTATCGGTGTTAAGGTATGGATCTTCAAAGGTGAAGTTCTGGGCGGTCTGGCTGCTGTTACTGCTGCAGCTGCAGCTGCACAGCAAGAGCCGGCTCCTGCCAAGCCGAAACGCAAACCGCGTGGTGCTAAGTAA
- the rpsS gene encoding 30S ribosomal protein S19 translates to MPRSLKKGPFIDLHLLKKVEKAVESADKKPIKTWSRRSMIIPDMIGLTIAVHNGRQHVPVYVSDEMVGHKLGEFAPTRTYRGHAADKKAKKK, encoded by the coding sequence ATGCCACGTTCTCTCAAGAAGGGTCCATTTATTGACCTGCACTTGCTGAAGAAGGTTGAGAAAGCGGTGGAAAGCGCGGACAAAAAGCCTATCAAGACTTGGTCCCGTCGTTCAATGATCATTCCAGATATGATTGGTTTGACCATCGCTGTCCATAATGGTCGTCAGCACGTACCCGTTTATGTATCCGACGAAATGGTTGGACATAAACTGGGTGAATTTGCACCGACTCGTACTTATCGCGGTCATGCCGCTGATAAGAAGGCCAAGAAGAAATAA
- the rplV gene encoding 50S ribosomal protein L22 translates to MEAIAKHRFARTSAQKARLVADQVRGLPVDRALNLLAFSPKKAAELIKKVLESAVANAEHNEGADIDTLKVQTIMVDEGPSLKRIRARAKGRADRIVKRTAHITVVVSDAKAGR, encoded by the coding sequence ATGGAAGCTATCGCTAAACACCGTTTTGCCCGGACTTCTGCACAGAAAGCCCGCCTGGTTGCTGATCAGGTCCGTGGTTTGCCTGTGGATCGGGCCTTGAACCTGTTGGCTTTCAGCCCGAAAAAGGCTGCTGAGCTGATCAAAAAGGTTCTGGAGTCTGCTGTTGCTAATGCTGAGCATAACGAAGGCGCGGATATCGACACTCTGAAAGTGCAAACTATCATGGTTGACGAAGGTCCATCTCTGAAGCGTATTCGTGCTCGTGCTAAAGGCCGTGCAGACCGTATCGTCAAGCGTACTGCCCACATCACTGTGGTAGTATCCGACGCTAAGGCTGGGAGATAA
- the rplW gene encoding 50S ribosomal protein L23 has protein sequence MIREERLLKVLKAPHISEKSTMVAEKLNTIVFKVATDATKAEIKAAVEKLFEVKVEAVRTLNVVGKTKRTGSRMGRRSDWKKAYVTLVEGQDIDFVGGAAE, from the coding sequence ATGATCCGTGAAGAGCGTCTACTGAAAGTTCTGAAGGCTCCGCACATCTCTGAAAAGAGCACCATGGTAGCTGAAAAACTGAACACTATCGTGTTCAAAGTTGCTACTGATGCTACTAAAGCAGAAATCAAAGCGGCAGTTGAAAAACTGTTCGAAGTTAAGGTTGAAGCTGTTCGTACCTTGAACGTTGTTGGCAAGACCAAACGTACTGGTTCACGCATGGGCCGTCGTTCCGACTGGAAAAAAGCCTACGTGACTCTGGTTGAAGGTCAAGACATCGACTTCGTGGGCGGCGCTGCCGAGTAA
- the rplN gene encoding 50S ribosomal protein L14, whose protein sequence is MIQMQSMLDVADNSGARSVMCIKVLGGSHRRYAGVGDIIKVSIKEAIPRGKVKKGDVYNAVVVRTRKGVRRQDGSLIRFDRNAAVLLNNQHQPIGTRIFGPVTRELRNDKFMKIVSLAPEVL, encoded by the coding sequence ATGATCCAAATGCAAAGTATGCTGGACGTCGCCGACAACTCCGGCGCACGCAGCGTAATGTGTATTAAGGTTCTGGGTGGTTCGCACCGCCGTTATGCCGGTGTCGGCGACATCATCAAAGTTTCCATCAAAGAAGCAATTCCGCGTGGAAAGGTTAAAAAAGGTGATGTTTATAATGCGGTGGTCGTTCGCACCCGTAAAGGCGTTCGCCGTCAAGATGGTTCTTTGATCCGCTTTGATCGCAACGCGGCTGTGCTGTTGAACAACCAACATCAGCCGATCGGTACTCGTATCTTCGGCCCAGTGACTCGTGAACTGCGTAATGATAAGTTCATGAAGATCGTGTCCCTGGCCCCGGAAGTACTGTAA
- the rpsJ gene encoding 30S ribosomal protein S10: MQNQRIRIRLKAFDHRLIDQSTAEIVETAKRTGAQVRGPIPLPTRKERFTVLISPHVNKDARDQYEIRTHKRLVDIVEPTDKTVDALMRLDLAAGVDVQISLG; the protein is encoded by the coding sequence ATGCAGAACCAAAGAATCCGTATCCGCCTGAAGGCTTTCGATCATCGTTTGATCGACCAGTCTACTGCGGAAATCGTAGAAACTGCCAAACGCACTGGCGCACAGGTTCGTGGTCCTATTCCACTGCCAACTCGCAAAGAGCGTTTCACTGTACTGATTTCTCCACACGTGAACAAAGATGCGCGTGATCAGTACGAAATCCGCACTCACAAGCGTCTGGTTGACATCGTTGAGCCGACAGACAAGACCGTTGACGCGCTGATGCGTCTGGATCTGGCTGCCGGTGTTGACGTCCAGATCAGCTTGGGTTAA
- the rpsQ gene encoding 30S ribosomal protein S17 produces the protein MTDQIRTLQGRVVSDKMDKSITVAIERKVKHPMYGKIIVRTTKLHVHDENNECKIGDLVEIRECRPLSKTKCWTLVSVVEKA, from the coding sequence ATGACTGATCAAATCCGTACTCTGCAAGGTCGTGTAGTTAGTGACAAAATGGACAAGTCCATTACTGTAGCTATCGAACGTAAGGTAAAACACCCAATGTATGGGAAAATTATCGTGCGTACGACCAAGCTGCATGTCCACGATGAAAACAACGAATGCAAGATTGGCGACCTGGTGGAAATCCGCGAGTGCCGTCCATTGTCCAAAACTAAGTGCTGGACTCTGGTATCTGTTGTTGAAAAAGCCTAA